The genome window TAACTGGAGGACTTAGTCATATTCCTTATTTTGCAGATCAGCTTTCCAAAAAATTAGGGCACAAAATATATACGCACACCTTAGGGAAATACGCAGGAGCATTAGGAGCCGCACTTATCTCCGCAGAAAAACTCACAAAATAAAAGAGAGGTTTTATCATGCTAAAGCTACCCGAAAATTTTCATAGTTATTCCGAAGCACGAAAAGAAGGCTTTATACGATTAAAAGAATTGAAGGAAACAGGAAAGAAGGTCGTCGGATTATTTTGTAGCTATACTCCTACAGAGATTATTTTGGCCTCAGGTGCAGTTCCTGTTGGTTTATGCGGAGTAAATGAAGAATCAATTCACTTTGCGGAGAAGATTTTACCTAAAAACTTATGCCCATTGATTAAATCAAGTTTTGGTTCAGCAATATCTGATACATGCCCCTATTTCTACTTCTCAGACATAATCGTAGCTGAAACAACATGTGATGGAAAAAAGAAAATGTACGAATGGATGAATGAAATTAAAGATACGCATGTAATGCAATTACCGCAAGGAAGAGACGGATATGGTGCCCTTAATAGCTGGCGTGGAGAAATGATAAGACTTAAGGATGCACTTTCTAGTAAATTCAACGTAAAAATCACTGAAGATGACCTTCATAAGGCTATTAAACTTGTTAACAGAGAAAGAAAGGCCCTCGTTGATTTTTTTGAAATAGGTAAATTAAAACCTTCACCTATTTCGGGATATGAAATAAATACAGTAGTAGACGCCAATGGTTTTCTTTTTGACACTGAAGAGAAAATAAATCTTCTAGAAAAAAGAACAAATCAGCTACGCAACGATTACGAAAGCAACTATAAAGGGCAAGCATCTCGTCCTCGAATTTTAATTACAGGGTGTCCTACAGGGGGAGTAAGAGAAAAGATCATCCGTCAAATCGAAGAACTTGGAGCTGATATAGTTGCATTTGAAAATTGTTCTGGCCCAAGAGCTCAAAAAGATTTAGTTGATGAAAATAAGGAACCATATTTGGCACTAGCTGAAAAATATTTGCGGGTAAATTGTTCAGTAATGAGTCCTAACCCGGGACGAATAAAAGATATGGAAATAATGCTTGATGAATAT of Aminobacterium sp. MB27-C1 contains these proteins:
- a CDS encoding double-cubane-cluster-containing anaerobic reductase, with the translated sequence MLKLPENFHSYSEARKEGFIRLKELKETGKKVVGLFCSYTPTEIILASGAVPVGLCGVNEESIHFAEKILPKNLCPLIKSSFGSAISDTCPYFYFSDIIVAETTCDGKKKMYEWMNEIKDTHVMQLPQGRDGYGALNSWRGEMIRLKDALSSKFNVKITEDDLHKAIKLVNRERKALVDFFEIGKLKPSPISGYEINTVVDANGFLFDTEEKINLLEKRTNQLRNDYESNYKGQASRPRILITGCPTGGVREKIIRQIEELGADIVAFENCSGPRAQKDLVDENKEPYLALAEKYLRVNCSVMSPNPGRIKDMEIMLDEYRVDGVIEVLLHACHTFAIESYRMRKFVTEEKHIPYLTLETDFSQSDTGQINTRISAFLEMLS